Genomic segment of Rhodothermales bacterium:
CCGTCCTGCAAGGCGCGCCGCGGCGCATCGCGCGCGACCACGCCCGCGGCCACGACCTCGTCCTGGGCGGGTTCGTGGAAGACTACAGCCCGGAGCCGGTCGACATCCTCACGCTTCCCGGCGCGCCGGCGCCCGCTCGCCCCGGCGTTACGCTGGCGTTCGACGGCATGAACGATGGCGTCCGCCTCACCGCGACCGCACAGGCCGCCGGGTCCCCGCCGGACCGGATGACGCTCTCCTTCTGGTTCCGGGCGCAAGACACCCGTCCCATCGACCCGGACGGCCCGCGCAAGCAGGTGCTTTACGGCGTCGGCGACGAGGAGGGCGGGCTGTCGGTCTATCTGACGGAGGGCCGGCTGTTCGTCGCGGCCTGGTGCGCGGACTATGGGCCGCGCAACGTCAAGGAGACCATCCTGGCCACAAACGGGGTGCGGTCGGGCGTCTGGCACCATCTCGCCGTCACCAACGACCAGTCCGCCGCGCAAAAACCGGTCGTTTTCCGGGCCTATCTGGACGGGCAGCCGCTCGATCTGGAATCGAGCACGGTGACCGGATCCCGGCTCAAGGCCGATCAGAAAGGCGTTCCGCTCGACTTCACCGTCAGCGGCACGCTGGGCGGGATCGTCGCCCACGCCGGCATGCTTCGCCTGGCGGGCGCGTACGTGGACAGCGCCCCGCACCTCACGCACGGCTTCGCCGGCGAAATCGCCGACCTCTGCGTCTGGCGCGATACGCTCTCCCCGGACGTCATCCGGACCGAGCGCTTTGCGCCGCCGGCCGACAGCGACGCCTCCCTCGTCTACCGACTGACGCTCGACGAAGGCGGCGGGACGGCGTTCGACGTCATGACCCCGCCCGCCTCGCCCTGCAGCCCCGCCGGCGTCGCCGCCGCATGGAGCGCGCGCAACGTCTCGGCGGCCACGACCGACGCCAGCGCGCCGCTCGAAAATGCCTACCTCCACTACGCCCCCGACGCCGGCGCCTCCGCGTCGCTTCGGTGGCGCAACTACGTCTACACCGGCCGGATGCGCGCGTCAGACACGGATGCCGGGATCGGCGTGACCTTCCTGAGCCGGCATCCCGAGGGCGTCGACCGCCTCTACGCCCTCCGTCGTTTTGCCGACCGGCCGACGTTCCACCTCATCGGCTTCCCCACGACCGACGCCTCGCTGCGGATCGACACCGGCGTGGCCATGACGCCCGACGCCTGGCAACGCTTCTGGATCGAAACCGCCGACGACCCCACCGACGGCCCGGACGGCAGCACGCGCATCCGCGTCTGGCTGTGGCGCGACGGCGACGCGCGGCCGGCCGACCCCATCGTCGACGTCCTGGACGTCAGCAACGGCCGGATCGACGCCGGCAGCGTCGGCGTCTGGGGGTTTGGGCCGGGGGAAAAACGATTTGACGACCTGCAGGTCATCGAGGCCGCCACGGCCGGGGCGGATGGCGCGGTGCATCTGCTCAGCGAGTCCTTCGAGACCCACGAGGCGGGCGAGCCGCCTTCGGGATGGATCGGGACCGGCGACCGGGTGCTCTTCGGCCAGCCGGCGGACCTCTTCCAGACCGTCGTCCTGCGCGACAACCAGGTGCTCCGCACCGTGTCTTCCCAGTTCAACATCCACGCGCACTACCGCGGCGCCGGCGACTTCGCGACCTGGAATGCCTACGAATTCAGCGGCCGGATCTGGTTCGGCGACGCCGACAGCGGCGCCGGCCTGACGTTCTTCAGCCAGTACCCGGAGGCGGATGCCTACTACCGGCTCCGCCGCATCAAGGAGAAAAAACGATTCCACCTCGCGTCGCATCCCGCCGGCCGGATCAGCGAGGGCGAGCAGTCGGAGATCCCGATCGACACGCGGCCGGACACCTGGTACCGGTTCCGCATCCAGGCGATCCACGTGCCCGATCATCCGCGCCAGTTCGACGGCCACGGCGCCACGGTCCTCCGCATCCGGATGTGGGAGGACGGCACGACCGAGCCGGACACCTTCGCCATCGACGCGATCGACTTCAGCGACCCGCTGACGCACGGCACCATCGGCCTGTGGGCCGGCGACGTCGGCGAAAAGATGCTCGACGATGTGCGCGTCGTCGCGCTCGATCCGGCCGCCGGCACGGCCGGCGCTGAGCTGTACGCCAGCGATTTCGAGGCCGGCGCGGAAGACGCGCTGCCGGACGGGTGGGTCGCCACCGCATCCAACAACAGCCTGAGGCCGGCCGCGGACCTCTTCGCGCTCCATGCGTTCGGTCGACGCGTCTACGCCCCCATCGCGCCGCCCGCCGGCGACAGCCTGCACACGCACTACCTGCCGGCGCAGGGCATCGACGCCGGCGCGTGGCGGAACTACGTCTACACCGGACGGATGTACGTGGCGGATGCCGCCAGCGCCATCGGCGTCACGTTTTACAGCCGCTACGGCGCGGGCGAAGACCGCTACTACCGGCTGCGCCGAACGCCCGCCCGCCCGGCGTTCTACCTCGACGCCCACCCGCACGGCCTCGACCTGCTCTCCGGCGACCTCGCCCTGGCCGCCGTCCCGACGGCCGACGACACCTGGTATCGATTCCAGATTCAGGCCGACACCGTAGAGCAGGGCGCCGGCACGGCGACGCGCATCCGGGTCCGCGTCTGGCCCGACGGCGAAGCCATGCCGGCGGAGGACCAGATCGTCGCCCTCGACACGAGCGCCTCGCACATCACCGCGGGCACCGTCGGCCTCTGGGCCGGCGACACCGAGCGCGCGTACTTCGACGACCTGCGGGTCGGACAGCGCTACCTCGACGAAGCCTTCGCCGGATACCCCGCCGGCGCCAGCCCGGCCGGCTGGCAGGATGGCGGCAGCGACGAGGCGACCGCCCGCATCCAGGCCAACACCCTCTTCCAGGTCGGCGAGGTAACCGGCCAGCATGTCCTTGCGACGGATGTCGCCACCCGAAAGGACGTCGTCTCGATCTACAAACATCCGGCGATCGACAGCCGCGCGCTCGACAGCTACACGTACACCGGCCGGCTGCGCTTCAGCGACGAGGCCGGCGGCGCGGGTGCGGCGTTTTTTGCACGCTCGGCGGACCACAACGACTTCTACGGCCTCGTTCGCCCGGCCGGCGCCGGCGCCACGTTCCGCCTCGCCGCCTTCCCCGCCTCCCGCCGCTTCAGCGTGCAGGTGCCGGATGCGGACAAGGTGCACGACTCCGGCATCGTCGGCAAGCCCGATACCTGGTACCGGTTCCGCATCGCCGTGCGCTTCAACCCCGGCGAAAGACCCGAGGGAAAAGTCACCGTCCTGGCGCGGGTCTGGGAGGAGGGCCAGCCCGAGCCGGCCGCGTTCCAGATGAAGGCGGTCGATCGCAGCGCGCCGCTCACGGGAGGGTCTGTCGGCGTCTGGGCCACGGGCGAGGGCGCCAAATACTTCGACGACCTCGTCGTCGATCGCCTCACGCCGCTGCTGGATCAATCCTTTGAGGAGACGCCTGCCGGCCAGAAGGCGAGCGCCTGGGTCGATACGGCGTCCACGCCGCGCTTCGCGCCCGACGCGACGCGTTTCGCCACCGCGGTATCCGACGAAAACGCGCCGGCATGGCGACGCATCGCGGATCACCCCGTCTGGCCGATGCGGCATGTCGTCCGGTTCGATGGCGTGCAGCGGTACATGGCGGCTTCGGGCGCCGGCTTTGTCGATGCGGACGGCTTCACCGTCGAGGCGTGGGTATACCCGACCGAACACCGGATGAACCCGATCCTGTGCCAGGGCGAAAGCGCGTCGCGGCAGGGCGGCATCTGGTTCGGCCTGAGCGAGACGGGGGCGCCGGCTTGCGTCCACGCGCGGTCGGGACTGACGGTAACCGCCGCGTCGGGCGCGTTGCCGACGGACCGGTTCACGCATCTGGCCTTTGCCGTGTCGCCGGCGGGCGTCCGGTTCTTCATCGACGGACAGCCGGTGGATCCGGCCAGCGCGCTCACGGCCGAGGCCGAGACGATGCTGGTTCAGGCGGTGCTCAACGCCGGCGGCGACCTCGAGGTCGGGCGCGACATGGCGAACCGGTATTTCGCCGGCTTCGTCCGGGAAGTCCGCGTCTGGAAGGGCGCGCGCGATGCCGATGCGCTCGAAGCGAGCCGCTACCTGCCGGCGCGCCGGATCGCGGCGGACGGCGGCGCGGACCTGCTCGCGTACTGGACGGCGCCGGAAACGGGCGCGCCCGCGCATCTGCTCATCCCGAGCCGGGCCGGCGCCCCGCGGGCGTTGCGCCTGGGCGGCGTCGCCGGCGCCCGGCAGCCGCATCCCGTATCCAGACCCCTCTTCACCGAAACGGGATTCTGGAACCCCGAGCGCCGGGTCCTGGCGTTCCGGAGCGCTGAGGACGGGCTGCCCGTCGAAACCGGCGCCCCCCAGACGCGCCAGCGGCGCACGATTGAGCTCTGGTTCAACGCCGACGACACCGCCCGCGCGGATCGCGCGCAGGTGCTGTACCGCGAAGGAAGCGGCGAGGCCGGCCTGGCGATCTACCTCTTCGCCGGCCGGCTCCATGCCGGCGGTTACGCGGGGGTGTCGTGGCCCGGCAGCTGGCTGGCGACGGAGCGCATCCGCTCCGGCCAGTGGCATCATGTCGCCCTGGTCCTCGACGGCCGCGGCGCCCTGAAGAGCGGCGCCCTGCATGCCTATCTGGACGGCAAACCCATGGGCCGCGCCGCGGGCCGACAACTCGACGACTACACGCCGGCCGCCCTCCTCGGCGGCGCGGCGGCGGTGGGACCCTGGCACCGCGACGATATCCCGACGGCCGCGCCGTGGTTCTCGGGGCGCCTGCTGGGGCTGCGGATCTGGGAGACGGCGCGCACGGCGGACGAGATCTTCGCCGGCCGCGAAGCGCTGCTCGACACGGCCGACGACCTCGCGCTCAACCTGACCGGCGAGACGTTTTTCGGCCGCCTCGCGGCTACAGGCCGGCTCGAGGCGCTGGGCTGGCGGGATGCGAGCCCGCTGCCCGATGTCGCGCTCGACGCCGACAGCCTGGGCCGCCTCGCCCGCGCCGCCGACGCGATGGACCGCCACCGGCTGACGGTCGACCGTCTCGCCGCGATCTGGGGACCGATCAAATCGACCGGCAAGGCCGACGGGCGTACGCTCTTCGACCGCGTCTACAACGCCGACGAGGCGTCGGAGCGCCAGCCGTGGTCGCCCTATCAGCCGGCGATCCGCTGGCAGGTGGACGGCGCCGGCAACCATCCGGAAGACCTGGCGCTCCGCGCCCGGCTCATGGGCGCACTGCACCTGTCGGACGACGAACTCGCCCGGCTCGTCGCCGCGCTCAGCGGGGACGGCGCGCGCGAGGTGATGCTGGATGGCGCCTATCTCACGCGGCTCTATCGCCTGACGCAGACAGCGCGCGCCTTCGGGCTCGACATCCAGGCCATCGGCCGGCTCCTCGCGCTGACGGGCCTGACCGGCGTGGCCGGCCTCGACGACGTCCACACCCTCAGCGAGCGCAGCGCGTGGATGAAAGCCGCCGGCATCGACATCTACCTGCTCGATCTGCTGGTCCACGACATCCAGAGCGCCAGGGCGTCGTTCCACTTCGACGACGCCGGCATCCGCGATCTGGCCGACCGGCTTCGCCAGCAAGCCGCCGACTTCCTGGCCACGCCCGACCGCTTCGTGTCCGATTCCATCAGCCAGATGGAATCGATGGTCGCCGTGCGCTTCCTGGGCGGCCCCAACGCCCTCGCCGGCGTTCCGGTAACCCCCATCGCGCCGGCGCCGCTGAGCGGCGAGGGCATCGTCGAATCCACCCTGTTTCAGGCCCGCGATCTCGCCGGGCTGGAAGCCGATCCGGCGTGGCAGGCGCTCCTGAACGACCTCGCCGGGGCCGCGCCGTGGGAGGGCGTCGTCCGGCCTGAAGAACAGGCCGCCTGCACCTGGTCCGCCCGATTCGCCGCCGACCTCGACGCGTCCGTGCCCTGGGCCGCCGATGCGCGGCGCCGCATCGTACAGGCCGGCGTCGCCGCCGGCAAGGCGGACGCCGTCCTCGCCAAATTGCAGCGCCATGGCGTGCTCGGCGCGCAGGCGCAGGTCGTCCACGACGCCGTCGCGCCGGGCGCCCTCAACGAGGCGCTCCGCGCCAGCGACGGCCTCGCTTCGCCCGGCAACATCGGCGACAACGTGGTCCGTGCGATCGGCCGGGAACTGGGGGCGCTCCGCGCCATCCAGCAGTCTACCTTCCGGCGCCTCGTGGATGGCGGCATCGCGAACGCGGCGGGCGTGGTGCAGCCGGAGGCGGCGATCGACGACGACGCCCTGCGCGCACTCTACGAACCCGACGCCGCCCCGGGACCGGAGGCCCGCGCAGGCATCCGGGCGGTGATCGAACGCCGCCGCGCCATCCAGCAAACCTACGGCGGCGCCCTGTTGCAGCTCCGGGCCACGATGGAAGCGGCGCTCGAGACCGAAATCGCCGCGCTCTTCGACACCGACTCCGACCAGACGCGCGCCGTCATGGCGCATCTGGCGGCATACATGCCTCCGCATGTCGTGACGTCGACCCTGCTGGCCGTCGGCGCCGGCGCCCTGCCGTCCGAGATCGTCGGGCTGCCCGAGACGGGCGGCGCGGGGTATCTCTACCGGCTCAGCAAGATCCTCCAGCTCGCCAGGCTGTTCGGCATGAACGCCGGCGAGATCGACACCCTGCTGACCTCGCCGGCCCGCTTCGGCCTCGCCGGCGAAGCCGCCATCCTGCGTCCGGCCGTGGCCGACCTCGAGCGGCTCCACACGTACCGCACGGTGCGCGACGCCCTCGGCGCCGACCGCCTGCTGGGCTTCCTGGAGGCCGGCGACAGTGCCTCGGAAACGACCGAGGCGCTCGCGCGCCGGATCGCCGGCGTCACGGGCTGGGACGAACGGCAGGTTGCCGCGGCGATGGCCTATTTTGGCGATGCGTACGATTTCCGGCGGGCTACGGGTCTGCAGCGGCTCCGCGACGCCTTCCACCAGGCCGCGTTGACGGGTTCGGACATCCGCTACCTGATCGACCTCGCCCTGACCGACCCGGCGGACTATGCCGCCCTGCGCCGGCAGGCCGACGCCACCTTCGACGTCCTCCGCGCCCGGTACGACGAAACCACGTGGGACAAGGCGTTCAAACCCGTGCGCGACGCCCTCGCGGTCGCCCGGCGCGACGCCCTGCTGTCCCGGGTGATGCGCGACATCCCGGAGGATATCGCCAGCCGGCGCGACGCCGACCTGCTCTACGAATACCTGCTCATCGACGTGCAGACCGGCAGCCAGGTGAACGCCTCGCGCATCCAGCAGGCCATCGCCAGCGTGCAGCTGTACGTGCAGCGGTGCCTGATGAACCTCGAACGAGGAGTCGACCCCACCTCCATCCCGGAGGAGCAGTGGGCCTGGATGAAGAACTACCGGGTATGGGAGGCGAACCGCAAGGTCTTCCTCTATCCCGAAAATTATATCGAACCCGAGCTGCGGGACACCAAGACGCCGTTCTTCGCCGAACTCGAACAGGAGTTGATGCAGAGCGACATCGACCAGGCCGCCGTCGAACGCGCCTACGTGAACTACCTGGACCGCTTCCGGGAAGTCGCCACGCTCAGGATCGTGGGCAGCTACCTGCATCGCGAGCCGGAACCCGCCGGCGCCGGCAAAACCGCTCCGAGCACGGCCGAGGAGACACTGTACCTCGTCGGACGGACACAGACCGACCCGACCACCTTCTACTACCGCGAGCGCGTCACCAACCGGTTTGGCGAACGCTGGCTGCCGTGGAAAAAGATCGATCTGCCCATCAACGCCGAGTTTGCGACGCCGGTCTACGCCTTCGGCAAGCTGTTCCTGTTCTGGCCGGAGTTCGTCAAGCTGAAAAAATCCGTGCAGCGCCAGCTCGGAGCCGGCATCCGGACCGCGTACACGGTCGCCCAGCTAAACCGGACGTTCTCCAGCCCCAAAACCCGCAGCGACCAGAACGCGCTGTGGAAGGAAATCAGCGCCCTCAAGGCCCAGATGGACGCGATCAGGTTTTCGGTCTGGGGCGCGATTTTCATTGAGGTCCACCTCAAGCCCCTGTACATCCAGAAACTGGGCGAATATGCCGCGCTCAGCGTCGAAGTCTCGCTCCAGATCGGGATACGCAACGCCCTCTCCGCGGAGTTGAGCAAGGAGGACATGACCAAACTGACCGACAAGGCGTGGATCATCGACTCGGAGTATTACCTCTACAACGAAACGACCAAGAGCCGCGTCGAGCAGTCCATCGACGTCTACAACGCCACGATCAAGTACACCTACTTCAACCTCAGCGGCGCGTGGGTCCATCCGCAAACCTATGCGGCGCTGGAGAATGAGCTGACGGTGGACGAATACCGCCGGCCCGAGTGGCAGCGCCTGTATGCCCAGCAGACGCTCCAGCTCACCCAGTCGGACTCCGGTGAACGGAAGGCCGAGGCGGACCTGCTCGTCGCGCAGATCGATGCCGACACGGACATCCAGGTCCAGGGCCCCGCTTTCGGCATGAACGCGCTGACCGTCTCGTTCTGGGCGCGCATCGACGCGGCCGGCGGCGGCCGCTGGCTCGGGTGGGCGTACACGTTCCCGCCGGCGGTCCTGGACCTCCTGCCGCAGGATCCCGACGCGGACCTCCCGCCGGAGACGATCGACAAGATCGCGGCCGAACTCATCG
This window contains:
- a CDS encoding LamG-like jellyroll fold domain-containing protein, producing the protein MSFIDASLDREALELFRERHSDLRTLQDIVRIDEDAFVARFAADDFACDAQLARRVHQTAAAILERAALVWANLKEAASPHLRQTLFNNIPEAFLQYLSEIPDYQRLFGSLDYLSCSHAESVYGPAAYFVDLLRFVDTHVASNPANRIPDSLQLHSRRPDLRAIALDEPNTTGLIPYIDLVIDVLEALVRTRENPDAYAALVDAGHPFDLPFHLPLEEIRAYLDRMKTSLGAIYGAFARPDAIQIRERLGLSPAEFDLIAEANDDAGALDIRYGGAADLANVAVFLQRTGLSRSDLNALIYQDLDAHEFNAGLSRLFFINRADDGLGHLAIEQDPTRPLDPSYGSERILNLSPQKLDRIYRFVKLARKLDWSFDDLDWALRSFGPSFEPEASLSFDGINDVVTIGNAPADLVGDTFTIEAWVNPAHAGIHPILARGTSAGQKEHAIHFVLWIDSEGRLALFDKPLFTADDKALEGKTGADLRDAADGLSYLRSQQTLPMGVYSHVAVSVRKGDVVFVIDGVATPAENPQRLSFAPLGEDLEIGRDLNSCVFEGLIKDVRLWATDRKPDEIARDRYRRLSGSEEHLAGYWPLAPSLSGRLHDHTPGARHGIAGGDVLAMQPAWIPYPLVLDPPPRSAGLHFDGIEQYLCARSVDDYAAFGALTIEASVHLESLRDQVLIAKGSEPSKQLQFLLGLDASGRLIFRTSALPGRVVASEGVLAPGALRHVAVTLVNKRISFWIDGQAAGATELDATLSLSPRGNSLFIGSDFSGAFAHGQIGEVRVWNRSVPSATLRRHMHREVPPEEREGLVGYWRLDRIETAVLQGAPRRIARDHARGHDLVLGGFVEDYSPEPVDILTLPGAPAPARPGVTLAFDGMNDGVRLTATAQAAGSPPDRMTLSFWFRAQDTRPIDPDGPRKQVLYGVGDEEGGLSVYLTEGRLFVAAWCADYGPRNVKETILATNGVRSGVWHHLAVTNDQSAAQKPVVFRAYLDGQPLDLESSTVTGSRLKADQKGVPLDFTVSGTLGGIVAHAGMLRLAGAYVDSAPHLTHGFAGEIADLCVWRDTLSPDVIRTERFAPPADSDASLVYRLTLDEGGGTAFDVMTPPASPCSPAGVAAAWSARNVSAATTDASAPLENAYLHYAPDAGASASLRWRNYVYTGRMRASDTDAGIGVTFLSRHPEGVDRLYALRRFADRPTFHLIGFPTTDASLRIDTGVAMTPDAWQRFWIETADDPTDGPDGSTRIRVWLWRDGDARPADPIVDVLDVSNGRIDAGSVGVWGFGPGEKRFDDLQVIEAATAGADGAVHLLSESFETHEAGEPPSGWIGTGDRVLFGQPADLFQTVVLRDNQVLRTVSSQFNIHAHYRGAGDFATWNAYEFSGRIWFGDADSGAGLTFFSQYPEADAYYRLRRIKEKKRFHLASHPAGRISEGEQSEIPIDTRPDTWYRFRIQAIHVPDHPRQFDGHGATVLRIRMWEDGTTEPDTFAIDAIDFSDPLTHGTIGLWAGDVGEKMLDDVRVVALDPAAGTAGAELYASDFEAGAEDALPDGWVATASNNSLRPAADLFALHAFGRRVYAPIAPPAGDSLHTHYLPAQGIDAGAWRNYVYTGRMYVADAASAIGVTFYSRYGAGEDRYYRLRRTPARPAFYLDAHPHGLDLLSGDLALAAVPTADDTWYRFQIQADTVEQGAGTATRIRVRVWPDGEAMPAEDQIVALDTSASHITAGTVGLWAGDTERAYFDDLRVGQRYLDEAFAGYPAGASPAGWQDGGSDEATARIQANTLFQVGEVTGQHVLATDVATRKDVVSIYKHPAIDSRALDSYTYTGRLRFSDEAGGAGAAFFARSADHNDFYGLVRPAGAGATFRLAAFPASRRFSVQVPDADKVHDSGIVGKPDTWYRFRIAVRFNPGERPEGKVTVLARVWEEGQPEPAAFQMKAVDRSAPLTGGSVGVWATGEGAKYFDDLVVDRLTPLLDQSFEETPAGQKASAWVDTASTPRFAPDATRFATAVSDENAPAWRRIADHPVWPMRHVVRFDGVQRYMAASGAGFVDADGFTVEAWVYPTEHRMNPILCQGESASRQGGIWFGLSETGAPACVHARSGLTVTAASGALPTDRFTHLAFAVSPAGVRFFIDGQPVDPASALTAEAETMLVQAVLNAGGDLEVGRDMANRYFAGFVREVRVWKGARDADALEASRYLPARRIAADGGADLLAYWTAPETGAPAHLLIPSRAGAPRALRLGGVAGARQPHPVSRPLFTETGFWNPERRVLAFRSAEDGLPVETGAPQTRQRRTIELWFNADDTARADRAQVLYREGSGEAGLAIYLFAGRLHAGGYAGVSWPGSWLATERIRSGQWHHVALVLDGRGALKSGALHAYLDGKPMGRAAGRQLDDYTPAALLGGAAAVGPWHRDDIPTAAPWFSGRLLGLRIWETARTADEIFAGREALLDTADDLALNLTGETFFGRLAATGRLEALGWRDASPLPDVALDADSLGRLARAADAMDRHRLTVDRLAAIWGPIKSTGKADGRTLFDRVYNADEASERQPWSPYQPAIRWQVDGAGNHPEDLALRARLMGALHLSDDELARLVAALSGDGAREVMLDGAYLTRLYRLTQTARAFGLDIQAIGRLLALTGLTGVAGLDDVHTLSERSAWMKAAGIDIYLLDLLVHDIQSARASFHFDDAGIRDLADRLRQQAADFLATPDRFVSDSISQMESMVAVRFLGGPNALAGVPVTPIAPAPLSGEGIVESTLFQARDLAGLEADPAWQALLNDLAGAAPWEGVVRPEEQAACTWSARFAADLDASVPWAADARRRIVQAGVAAGKADAVLAKLQRHGVLGAQAQVVHDAVAPGALNEALRASDGLASPGNIGDNVVRAIGRELGALRAIQQSTFRRLVDGGIANAAGVVQPEAAIDDDALRALYEPDAAPGPEARAGIRAVIERRRAIQQTYGGALLQLRATMEAALETEIAALFDTDSDQTRAVMAHLAAYMPPHVVTSTLLAVGAGALPSEIVGLPETGGAGYLYRLSKILQLARLFGMNAGEIDTLLTSPARFGLAGEAAILRPAVADLERLHTYRTVRDALGADRLLGFLEAGDSASETTEALARRIAGVTGWDERQVAAAMAYFGDAYDFRRATGLQRLRDAFHQAALTGSDIRYLIDLALTDPADYAALRRQADATFDVLRARYDETTWDKAFKPVRDALAVARRDALLSRVMRDIPEDIASRRDADLLYEYLLIDVQTGSQVNASRIQQAIASVQLYVQRCLMNLERGVDPTSIPEEQWAWMKNYRVWEANRKVFLYPENYIEPELRDTKTPFFAELEQELMQSDIDQAAVERAYVNYLDRFREVATLRIVGSYLHREPEPAGAGKTAPSTAEETLYLVGRTQTDPTTFYYRERVTNRFGERWLPWKKIDLPINAEFATPVYAFGKLFLFWPEFVKLKKSVQRQLGAGIRTAYTVAQLNRTFSSPKTRSDQNALWKEISALKAQMDAIRFSVWGAIFIEVHLKPLYIQKLGEYAALSVEVSLQIGIRNALSAELSKEDMTKLTDKAWIIDSEYYLYNETTKSRVEQSIDVYNATIKYTYFNLSGAWVHPQTYAALENELTVDEYRRPEWQRLYAQQTLQLTQSDSGERKAEADLLVAQIDADTDIQVQGPAFGMNALTVSFWARIDAAGGGRWLGWAYTFPPAVLDLLPQDPDADLPPETIDKIAAELIGQQPRAVTQDALSTPTVLAAYDDDALQIEAANAVTEIAGRAKAEKAVGDVLALLEAARSQADRNDFAACGKKASEASQAASGFERAADIKKQADALKQSADKAVASEKAAQAASAALEAERAKPRPDAARVAELVRLAVAARDAADRDAQDTRALAEQTERAAQIAQIAERLKPRWEAKNATITVRMKGASATLTAPCGYGAWRHIALTLEREGAGYKATLYAETPTETARPVQGTLSAPALTPSRNVVIGRRSALAASSSSLAMAEVRIWNSVRDIATIRADRSERRTGFEEGLFYLPLNLKPIGSSVELVSILDPNELSFFLPRVTLVPRERIILMYGHGRTSTIKSLRNNLEDQSFSLSLEAPSGIGKYDVLLSREAGSSIASPKAIVHLGQTAGLQFRDYATGEPNAVVFAPPQTSASDLDRQRYLMRNLEERESSLMDVNNLPGWYIVDTGDEQFLAKAQIARPGSNARQVLTT